The nucleotide window GAAAGCAGCACCATCCTTGCTAACCGGAAACAGAGGAAAATACTACTTGAAGGTAGTAAGACGAGGCGAGAAAGTAATTAGTAAAGGTCAGAGAACCTTCAAGTTCTACCCAATCTACAGAGAAGTAAAGGGAGAGATCAACGTAGTCGCTGTAGATGAGACCGGATTAACCGTGGGAGAAAAGGAACAAGAAAAAGCAGAGGGCTTTCTACTCTACAACTGGAAGAGAAAAGGAGTAAAGATGAGATCCTTGGACCTCGTATATCCCTTAAGGTTACCCCTCCTAGTGGAGGTAGCAGATTTGAGAAGCGACAGTCCATCACAGTTCCTACTCAGGAGCGTGAGGGAAGTAAGCCAATACATGGAAATAGATTACGTTGTAGCTGACGCCGGATTCTTGAACCTAGGGGTCATCAAGGAAATGCCCGTGAAGACCATTGTGAGAGGAAAGTCGAACTTGAAGGGATTCAAGGAACTATCTAACGTTCCATTAGTTGAGAAGAGATACGAGGTTAAGGACAAGGTTTACGTTGCGTATAGGGTCTTGAAATTTGAAGGGCTTTATTATTACGATGTGGTTTACGTTAAGGGAAAGCCGAGGCACTTTATGTTCGTGACGAACTTCGAGGGAGATCCCTATGAACTGGCTGAACTCTATAGGTTGAGGTGGCAGGTTGAGGAGGGTTTTAAGGTTAGGAAGGCAAGGATAAGGTATGTTAGGAAGTTGAGTAACAAGATCTTCTTGTTCCTCTATTACACGGTTCTGGATTCTGCGTGGAATCTAGTGAATCATCTTCTCTTTAACTTCAAGTCCACGTGTAAGAAGGTTTTGTCCTTCGATTCATTCGTCAAGCTTCTCTAACTTTCTCGGTGTTCAGAGGAGACTATGCACGTCGTTTTCACCACGTGAGAAAAATTCAGAATTCTCCTCTTATTATTAGAATTGTACGCTATATTTTTTGCAAATTACCTTAACATGTTATGTTTCATAATAATTTTATTGTTTTTCTCTATATCAATCTCTTTTTGAAAGGACTAATATTATATCTTTCAAATGAAATAATTTGGTGAAACACCACTGGAAGTTATCTGGAGAAACAAACGTTATGTATTTATCGTTAGATTAACTATTTTAAAAAAATTTATTTAGACTAAGTGCGTATTGCCAATTATGGAGCTTAAGGATGAATGTGGCTGTATAATCAATAGAAGATACGCTTCAGATTTTCTAATGAAAAGGTTATTTAGTTATAGGAAGAAGGTAAATGCGGAAAAATTAGGCTATTTTAGAATAGATAATTCTAGATGGTTCGCACTCTATAGGGCTAGAGATGGAAAAATATATTATGAAAGTTCTGAATGTCCACTACTTATAATAACCTTAGAAGCACTCTGTGAGGGATATATGGAAAATAATGGAAAAATAGATAGATATACCTTCATGGGAAAATTAAGTAAAATTAAGGGATTTACAATCAATCAGATAGTGAATGAAGTTATTGACAAATTTATAAATGGTGTTAATGGTGGTTAAGAGAATTGCTTACATAGTCGAATCCAATTTGGGTTCTTACATTTTAGGACAGATGATAATACCACAGTTAGAGGAAAACAGACACAACGCGGAAGTTATTGGAATGTTCTTTATACACGATAATGTATATATTTTAATGAAAGATAACCCTTTAGCCGAAAGATTAAGCAAGCTTAGTAGAGAAAGGGGCATATATTTGCAAGCTTGTGATCAATGTGTATACATGAGAAACTTAGCTGATAAATTAATAGAGGAAGCAAAGATCGGTTGTTTCCCAGACTTTTATGCAAAAATATTAGATATTGTAGATATGATAATTACAATTTAATTATACCAACTTTAATAAGGGTTTATAATATCACAACTTTTATAATTACCTAAAAATACGTAATATTTTGGGGAAATCGAGTGAATAAAAAGCAGTTAATCAAAGCGTTATCCAGTTATCAATTATGGTTAATAGTAGGACTTATAGTAATTATATTGATAGGAGTAGGAGCTGCATACATTATGTTAAAGCAATCTCCATCATCGTCAACACCTAGTTCAACCCAAACCACCAGTAGTCCAGTTTCTACTACATTACCTCAATACAGCTTCCTAGTATTCACACAGAAAGGAATTGCAGAAATAATAAACCCATCATCCACTACTCCTTTCCAAGGATATATCCATTCTATTAACATCTCTACGAACTTACCCCAACAAGTATATTGGTGGGTTGAATATCCACTCGAAAGTGTGGCACAATCTCGATACTACTTCATACCAGTAAATAATGGCACAGTCTACGTAATCGATCCTAATAGTTTAAAGATCATAAAGGAATTCAATTTTGGAAATAGTATAGGGTTTATAGGAGTTTCGTACTCGCCAAACCAACAATTAGTTGCAGTTGCAGATGGACCAAGCGGTATCTTAGCCCTAATTAACGTTTCATCGCTTAACGTAATATGGGAACAACACTTCGTATCTTCAGTTAACGGCAGAACGTATTATCCCTGCGACGTTAGATGGAGCCCAGATGGAAGCTACTTAATAGTTCCAATGAGATTTAACAATAGTGTTGACCTTATAGCGTTAAACGGTAGTGTAATTAAGGTTTTACCTGCAGTTGCTGGTTCGCAACCCTATATGGTAAGCCCTAATATACAAGGGACAATGGTAGCGGTAGAGTACGTTGGGAATAACTCAGTTGGATTTTACTCTCTACCATCATTGAAATTGTTAGGCATATTACAAATGCCAAATGGTACAATACCTCAGAGGGGCGTATTCACACCAAATGGAGAGTACTATCTAGAGGCACCTTCAAACGCAAATCAAGTGTTTGTAATATCTACATCAACTTTTCAGATAGCCAAAACTATAGACTTGCCAACATTTAGCGTTAAAGGCTTGGCGGATATAGAACTTATGCCTGGAGGACAATATGCATACGTTGTGATTCACGGTAATATACAATCAGGCGGTATAATAGCTCTAATATCCCTAAGTAGTTTAACAGTGAGTAGCTATGTACCCTTGTCTACTGCTCCAGCAGTGATAATTCCAGTTCAAAACCAAGTGGCAACTTACCTAGTCGATAACGTCTTACTGCCTCCAGTTAGCGGACTTCACTGTTAAGGGGATAAGGATGAAAGTCATACACCCATATTTCTATACTTTTTTGTTTTTTAATTTTACTATATTTCTCCCAATTTTAATAAATGGGGTTAGGATAGTTAGTTTGTGGTATTCTCCCTTATCCGATACTGGACAACAAACGTTTATATTTCCCTTTTTAATATTCACTGTTATATATCTCGCTTGCTCCAGTATAGTTGGGTACTTCCTTTACAAGTACAAGGAGAATAAATTCATATTAGTGAAAGGAGACTTCAACGTACTAAATATTATAAAGAGTCTTCTCAGAGATAAAACGTTTAGAAAAATGCTAACTTTTTATTCAATTGTCTATTTTTTATCTTTCTTAATAGTTGGAGGAGTTATCCTTATACCAAACATTAACATTAGCCCATATTTTATAAAGCTAACAATAATAACATACAACGCATATGGAATTCAAACCTACTTCAATTTCTTCGTGCTTAATATACCAATGATCGTCTTTGGTTTATTAAACACGTTAATATTATCATTTGCGTTTATGCTAAGCTACTATACCATATCACTAATGTATGTGTCATACAATTTAATGAAATGGAAAGTACCTAGAACCTTTAGGATAGCTACAACAAACATGGTAGGAGGATTCTTGACAGCCTCAGTCCCATCAATTGGAACTATTGCGGGAATTTGTTGTTTAACCCCTACTGCAATAAATTCATTATTGTATCTCGCTTCTTCCTCATTCCCATTAATAAGTAAAAACCTAGTGTGGAAGTACACAATCTATATGGGAATGCCTCTACTCTCTACTATCTCCCAATTAATATTACTATCCTCCCCCGTATTTGCAGGAATAGCAATTCTCTCTTTATCATTATATTCTCTCATGCAAATTAGCAAGAAATTAAGGGAGGGATTGCTATGGCAAAGACAATGATCTCCAATAATTTTACACTAATTTTAAGAATATCAATAGCCTCCATATGGCTTTATGCCGGTATTTTACAGAAACTTCTCAATCCAGCATTTCTGAATCCATCTTCCGAACAATATGTAGGTTTCACTATACAATACTTATCCCAAGGGTCTATTATAAGGCAGTTTTTATACATAGTCGCAATGCCACATCCGGTTCTAGTGGGAACATTAGTCATGATAGGAGAGATTAGCTTTGGGATTCTAACTCTTATAGGATTAATGAGCAGACTATGTAGCGTAGTAGCATTTTATACCAACTTAATTTACTTCTTATCTGCTAGCTGGACTGGAGCTGAGGAATATGGATTAAATCTTTTAATGATGATAATAAATGCGTACATAATAGCTTATGGTCCTGGTATTTACTCAATAGACTCTCTGGTTTCTCGAAAAGTTAACGTTGTAAATAACAAGATAATATGGATAATAGTAGGTAGTGCAATATATGTTGCGATCATTGTGTATCTAATACTTGTCTAGGATAGTCTCATTTTTACATACCCAACAATTAGGAGAATAGTTGCTAAGAGAGAATCTAAGTATCTATCATATATTATTAAATTTATGATATAAAATCCTAGTATTACAGAATAATATATCATGTTCTTACTTCCGAATGGTGCAAGACCGTAAACACCTAAAGAGAAAGAGATTGACGCTATTATATAGGGTAAAATCAGTACGATGTTATTACCTATCAAAATAAATTCAAACAAATAAAATGGCAGACTGGATAACATAATTATCAAAGGTATCTCAGCTAGTAATTTTCCTATGTATACCTTACTTATTCCTACTAACCTTATAATTTGCCTTAATTCGCCTCTAGGAAAAGAGGATAATAAATAGTAACTCATCAAATCGATAAAGGAAAAAACAAATATCAAAAGGATAATTAGAGGTATCTTTAGCGTGTTTGAAAAATTATTGTAGGTGAAATTGACATTTAGAGGAAGATTAACGTTATCTGAATCGATCTCAGAAATTGTATAGTTTAGATTTTCTTGTTCAGGATCCACTGCGATGAAAGTCTTACCCTTAACACTTATGATTGAAAGATTTTGACTGGAATAATATTTTAAGAAAAGACTTGAAAAGGCGAAAGTAGTTGAAGAATTTGGTATATATACTGTTAAATTTACGCTCTTTTGAAGCGAATTTTTTATTATTATTAAGTTAATCCTAGTACTATTGTGAACATATGCTACTGGAAGATACAAGTAAAATGACCCATTATTCGTCTTAACACTCTCTGTGAAATTGTAGTATGACAACTTTATTTCTGAACTCACACCGTTTCCTTGAAAGTCAAAGACGTAACCTGATACTTTTATCCCATA belongs to Saccharolobus solfataricus and includes:
- a CDS encoding YncE family protein → MNKKQLIKALSSYQLWLIVGLIVIILIGVGAAYIMLKQSPSSSTPSSTQTTSSPVSTTLPQYSFLVFTQKGIAEIINPSSTTPFQGYIHSINISTNLPQQVYWWVEYPLESVAQSRYYFIPVNNGTVYVIDPNSLKIIKEFNFGNSIGFIGVSYSPNQQLVAVADGPSGILALINVSSLNVIWEQHFVSSVNGRTYYPCDVRWSPDGSYLIVPMRFNNSVDLIALNGSVIKVLPAVAGSQPYMVSPNIQGTMVAVEYVGNNSVGFYSLPSLKLLGILQMPNGTIPQRGVFTPNGEYYLEAPSNANQVFVISTSTFQIAKTIDLPTFSVKGLADIELMPGGQYAYVVIHGNIQSGGIIALISLSSLTVSSYVPLSTAPAVIIPVQNQVATYLVDNVLLPPVSGLHC
- a CDS encoding ISH3-like element ISC1439A family transposase, with translation MQTIQVSKTELKSLAINLATNNINVISQDLDPEIVKAAPSLLTGNRGKYYLKVVRRGEKVISKGQRTFKFYPIYREVKGEINVVAVDETGLTVGEKEQEKAEGFLLYNWKRKGVKMRSLDLVYPLRLPLLVEVADLRSDSPSQFLLRSVREVSQYMEIDYVVADAGFLNLGVIKEMPVKTIVRGKSNLKGFKELSNVPLVEKRYEVKDKVYVAYRVLKFEGLYYYDVVYVKGKPRHFMFVTNFEGDPYELAELYRLRWQVEEGFKVRKARIRYVRKLSNKIFLFLYYTVLDSAWNLVNHLLFNFKSTCKKVLSFDSFVKLL
- a CDS encoding TQO small subunit DoxD, whose product is MAKTMISNNFTLILRISIASIWLYAGILQKLLNPAFLNPSSEQYVGFTIQYLSQGSIIRQFLYIVAMPHPVLVGTLVMIGEISFGILTLIGLMSRLCSVVAFYTNLIYFLSASWTGAEEYGLNLLMMIINAYIIAYGPGIYSIDSLVSRKVNVVNNKIIWIIVGSAIYVAIIVYLILV
- a CDS encoding DsrE family protein, with the protein product MVVKRIAYIVESNLGSYILGQMIIPQLEENRHNAEVIGMFFIHDNVYILMKDNPLAERLSKLSRERGIYLQACDQCVYMRNLADKLIEEAKIGCFPDFYAKILDIVDMIITI